TAAATTCTATTTCAAGCTTGATAGTTTACTACCAGTTCGTGTACATTGATGTTTTTAAAAGACAGGAAATAAACTTACTTGTTCtttgttcatttcagtttgGTCTCATATTTTGCTGTTTGCCAGCAGTGGAAAAAAATGGCAGAGAGCAGTCATCACTTATTCAATTGTGAGTACCCTACAATGTTATCATGAGCAAAATGGAAGCCAATCTCATTTTGTAATAGTAGGAACTCTTTGGTCACCATGAAAGCGGTCAAGTTTCATCCATTGAGGGAGTCCTCGACTTTTAATAGCTTCAGTGGATTTATTTTCTAATAACCAATCTTCTTTCTTTTCTGTAGCCCTGGAATTCCAGTTGCATTCAGTCTGCTCCTGACCATGATGGATTTCCTAGGACCATGTCCTGGTATTGATGAAGTAAGTCCGCATTTTCTTCTCCATTTCTGATATGCCTGTGGTTACCAATGCATCTCAAAGAAAGTCAATGTCACCTGTCAACGATTGTGCCTTTTAGATCATGTGCTGAAAGTTTTGATTTAATAAGGAGAAAACACTTCCCTGGCATTTGTCTCCAACACCAGTTGAGCAACTAGGCCTATCAGACTCTTTCATCTATATTTCAGAACTTCGATAAATTTCCTCAACTGCACCTGTTCCTAAGCCAGGCTGCACCATTTGGGACTCCGGTTGATCAGAGCCTTGCCTCTGTTGATGCCAAACTGCACAGTAAGCTGCCTGTTGTCACTACAAATCAAAAGGTACAAATGTATTTGTCTTCATCTTGTTACCAATATCTTGTCTTTAGAACTTGCAAATATAGAATTATGGCCTCTGATTTCCATCTGTCAGTGTTGATTAGCTGGTTGTGCCATACGTGCCATTGTGCCATATCTCAGTCTGGTGACTTGTGTGTCATATCCAGTTACATGTTTCTGGCCCTTTGTTTCAGCAACCAGCCTGGAAACCTATCCTTCACAAGGGAAAGGGCATCCTCTACTTCACAATCACAGAAAATATGAGAACAGTTCAGGTAAATATGGAGAGTGCATGTATGTAATTCCTGCAGTTCTTTCAGGCCGCGTTCAAAAAATCCAAATGTGTAAGACTTAAGAACTATGGATAACAGCATAAAACCTCATGCAGGGCAACTATCAAATTGTATTTATCTTGGAGCACATCTTGACCAACTGGCAACCAAACATCCTCCACTGCTGAACTGTTggaatttgaaaaaatgatatgtAATACTGAGTCTGTTTGTTTTCAGTATGACAGTCCTAACATTCCAGATGTCTATGAGGTGTATGGCACAGTGTCTGGTCGTAGCACCTTAGAAGGCCTGACCCCTGACATAACGCTCACTCTAGGATACCAGCAAGACTCCTTACATATTCCTGTGGATGATATCGTGGTCAATCCTTGTGTGCAACACTGTGATATTCAAACTTTGTCTAAAGGTACGTCGTATTTAAGGCAGTGATTCTACTCTTTCTAGATATTCTACTCTGTGTTCGTTGTTTATCCTCAAAAGTGAGACAAGTGGTTGGGTCAACTTCTCTGTATCCCCCTCTATATCCCTCGAACATGTCTTTACCATGTAACAAAGCATTGTCTCAATTACAGGTGCTAATGTTTCTTCAATGATGAAACCTCATTCTGCCAACCCACACAAAATCAGATTTACACCTCCATTGGAATCAATAGCTTTGTGTCATTACACAGCCCGTCCCGTGCCAGACCTGCCAATCAAGGGATTCTATCAAATGAAGGTAACAGGGCATTTTTGAAAGAATAGAACTACTGATTTATTTGGTGTGTTTTGTGATAATAATTGTGAGAAATTATTCATGTCTAGCTGGTTTCAGTCACTCAAAGCACTTCACATTATTCCCCCtatagctattggcctgtacaatCACAATTCAAGACACTTTACTCCGATTGTCACATCCTTTGATTGTAAAACATGAGATTACATACACATGAACTTGGTGTCGTTgtcagggcaagcaaaagatcCCTTTCGAGTGATAAACGGGGCAGCCACCTGTATTTTAATGCACTATAGATGCTCGCTGAAGTGAGCACAGAgagagagtacatgtacatgcccaaAACCTTTGGTATTTCAGGGCGAGACTACTGTTGATCTGTTAGTGCAGTTGCGGCTGAATGATAAAGTGAAAAACAGCTTTGAGTACTGCGAACTGCAGATGCCATTCTTTCATAGGTAAGGACCGGTGTAGATATGGTCTGATAAAATCAGTACTATAGTTTGAGGTTCAGGGTTCTGTGTTTGAGCCCTTCCAAACCTTACTCTCCATGCTCCTTGTCTCTCTTGAGTCTCTGCTGAATATTGTTTGAGCCAACTTAAACATCAACAATAGCAATGTTATCCTGTGAGGGACTTCAATGAGAGCACAACAGATCAGTCTGACATGGAGTACTTAGATGTCATCCTACCTTACATGTGTACTTCCTATTACAGAGGTCCGATCATCGATTATGAAGCTTCCCCAAACCATGGCCAGTGTTTGTTGTCACCTGATAAGAAGATCCTGGTTTGGAATATAGGTGTGTCTTTATCTTACTCTGCAAAGCTTAACACCTGCAACCGTGTCATTCTCCAAGTGGACTCGCAAACAACCAACAAATTTCAACAAGAAAGTACATTGTGCAATCAAAATGAGGCACGAGTTGCTTGTGGACAATGCTTCTTCTTTTGAAAAGGGAGTGATATATTTAATAGTGAAAACCAAGCAGGAGATCAAGTTCAGTTCCAGTGGTTACAAATGAACTATACAGTCTTTATCGTCTTTGGTTGCAGGTCAGAAGTTTCCGTCCCGATCATTAGAAATCTTACTGAAAGCTTCTGTCAGATTCAAGGAGTATTCTTTCAATGAATCTAACTATGCGGATGAACAGTTTTGTGTTGGACAGAATGCCTTTGCACAGGTGAGCCTCCATTTCAGCTTGATTTCAAACATCATCAGTTTGATACCTGGCACTGACACTATATGATTGAAGACAGAGTGACTATGCAATGATTGCATTGATTGAATTATGCACTGAACATCCATGCACTGTCTTGCTCATGTTATCGGTCTCGATTCACACAGAATATGTTGATCTCTTGCAGTTATTCTTCAAAATTGAGGACTACACACTGTCAGGATCTTGGATTGATCCGAAGTCTATAGTGATATCACCGCCTACGAAACATAAGGTGACATTTGGTAAGTAGATGTGCATTTGACAGTTGCTCCTTCCCTTAAATTCTGAGAATTGCCATGTTTTCATAACAATTTAGAAGATATTCGTTGTACCTGAAAACCTATTTCATCTCAtctcattttgttttgttttcttgcAGTTCGTGAATTCCTGAGCCTGGATTACAAGATTTGGAACTCTCACGGTGATGCCCAGATGGCCTTTCCTCCTCCTCGGTAC
Above is a window of Lineus longissimus chromosome 3, tnLinLong1.2, whole genome shotgun sequence DNA encoding:
- the LOC135484913 gene encoding AP-5 complex subunit mu-1-like → MSIRGLWILTLPGKTAGKVIFSRFFPTIERKTRILEGDQFVAVPDDQEFGEALYGELGWKNKSDKFVESRDTCRKSERKPVYEISTAAGRLWPLVVIEQFGLIFCCLPAVEKNGREQSSLIQFPGIPVAFSLLLTMMDFLGPCPGIDENFDKFPQLHLFLSQAAPFGTPVDQSLASVDAKLHSKLPVVTTNQKQPAWKPILHKGKGILYFTITENMRTVQYDSPNIPDVYEVYGTVSGRSTLEGLTPDITLTLGYQQDSLHIPVDDIVVNPCVQHCDIQTLSKGANVSSMMKPHSANPHKIRFTPPLESIALCHYTARPVPDLPIKGFYQMKGETTVDLLVQLRLNDKVKNSFEYCELQMPFFHRGPIIDYEASPNHGQCLLSPDKKILVWNIGQKFPSRSLEILLKASVRFKEYSFNESNYADEQFCVGQNAFAQLFFKIEDYTLSGSWIDPKSIVISPPTKHKVTFVREFLSLDYKIWNSHGDAQMAFPPPRYLLS